In one Flavobacteriales bacterium genomic region, the following are encoded:
- a CDS encoding ABC transporter transmembrane domain-containing protein: protein MAGRRNRVSDDDAKPAKLSRAALRKFFRVFRYMREQRGLFAVGMLCLLLTSLLSAAFPWLIGHLIDARATTGFWEAPLMDTANVHSILKLLLLVFAAQAFFGFWRIWSFGAVTENALTRLRRDTYAHLLKLPMSFFAQRRVGELNSRISADVALLQDAFTSVLAEFLRQFVVLTVCIVALTYLSTELMLTMLATLPVVMLVAVFFGRFIRKLSKQVQDRIAESNVIVDETLQGIQSVKAFSNEGHETQRYSASVLGARQLALKSLRWRGGFVSFIIFCMFGVVVFVVYRAALLKEAGEMSVGGITSFVAFSIMIGASIAGIPEQVTSLLKAVGATERLMDLHDEATEPVSLAARKEHLPLRGAITFQRVAFHYASRPDMSVLHEVSFHAEPGQRIALVGPSGAGKSTVASLVLRFYDPVSGRVLIDGQDAREYDLSALRDRMAIVPQEVLLFGGSIRENIAYGRPGASDAEIEAAARKANAHDFIASFPEGYKTIVGERGIQLSGGQRQRIAIARAVLKDPAILILDEATSALDSESERLVQEALEQLMKGRTSLVIAHRLSTIRDADRILVLDKGVVAESGTHEELIANANGLYSSLSRLQFDQSLA from the coding sequence ATGGCGGGTCGCAGGAACCGAGTGAGCGACGATGATGCGAAGCCTGCGAAGCTCTCCAGAGCCGCGCTGCGCAAGTTCTTCCGCGTGTTCCGCTACATGCGCGAGCAGCGTGGGCTCTTCGCGGTGGGGATGCTGTGCCTGCTGCTCACCAGCCTGCTGAGCGCGGCCTTCCCCTGGCTCATCGGCCACCTGATCGATGCGCGCGCCACCACGGGCTTCTGGGAGGCGCCGTTGATGGACACCGCCAATGTGCACTCCATCCTCAAGCTGCTGCTGCTGGTCTTCGCCGCGCAGGCCTTCTTCGGGTTCTGGCGCATCTGGAGCTTCGGGGCGGTGACCGAGAACGCCCTCACCCGACTGCGGCGCGACACCTACGCCCACCTGCTGAAGCTGCCCATGTCCTTCTTCGCGCAGCGCCGCGTGGGCGAACTGAACAGCCGCATCAGCGCCGATGTGGCCCTGCTGCAGGACGCCTTCACCAGCGTGCTAGCCGAATTCCTCCGGCAGTTCGTGGTGCTCACCGTGTGCATCGTGGCGCTCACCTACCTCAGCACCGAACTGATGCTCACCATGCTGGCCACGCTGCCCGTGGTGATGCTCGTGGCCGTCTTCTTCGGGCGCTTCATCCGCAAGCTGAGCAAGCAGGTGCAGGACCGTATCGCCGAAAGCAACGTGATCGTGGACGAGACGCTGCAGGGCATCCAGAGCGTGAAGGCCTTCAGCAACGAGGGCCACGAGACGCAGCGCTACAGCGCCAGTGTGCTCGGCGCGCGCCAACTGGCCCTGAAGAGCTTGCGCTGGCGGGGCGGCTTCGTCAGCTTCATCATCTTCTGCATGTTCGGCGTGGTGGTCTTCGTGGTGTACCGCGCGGCCCTGCTGAAGGAGGCCGGCGAGATGAGCGTGGGCGGCATCACCTCCTTCGTGGCCTTCAGCATCATGATCGGCGCCAGCATCGCGGGCATCCCCGAACAGGTCACTTCCCTGTTGAAGGCCGTGGGCGCCACCGAGCGCCTGATGGACCTGCACGACGAGGCCACCGAGCCCGTGAGCCTGGCCGCCCGCAAGGAGCACCTGCCGCTGCGGGGCGCCATCACCTTCCAGCGCGTGGCCTTCCACTACGCCTCACGGCCCGACATGTCCGTGCTGCACGAGGTGTCGTTCCATGCCGAGCCCGGACAGCGCATCGCGCTGGTGGGCCCCAGCGGCGCCGGCAAGAGCACGGTGGCCTCATTGGTGCTGCGCTTCTACGATCCGGTGAGCGGGCGCGTGCTGATCGATGGCCAGGATGCACGCGAATACGACCTTTCGGCGCTGCGCGACCGCATGGCCATCGTCCCGCAAGAGGTGCTGCTCTTCGGGGGCAGCATCCGCGAGAACATCGCCTACGGCAGGCCCGGCGCGAGCGATGCCGAGATCGAGGCGGCGGCGCGCAAGGCCAATGCGCACGATTTCATCGCCTCCTTCCCCGAGGGCTACAAGACCATCGTGGGCGAGCGCGGCATCCAGCTCAGCGGCGGCCAGCGGCAGCGCATCGCCATTGCCCGCGCGGTGCTGAAGGACCCCGCGATCCTCATCCTCGACGAGGCCACCAGCGCATTGGACAGCGAGAGCGAGCGCCTGGTGCAGGAGGCCTTGGAGCAATTGATGAAGGGCCGCACGAGCCTCGTGATCGCGCATCGGTTGAGCACCATCCGGGATGCCGATCGCATCCTTGTGCTCGACAAGGGCGTGGTGGCGGAGAGTGGCACGCACGAGGAGCTGATCGCGAATGCGAACGGCTTGTACAGCAGCTTGAGCCGCCTGCAGTTCGACCAGAGCTTGGCCTAG
- the rsmG gene encoding 16S rRNA (guanine(527)-N(7))-methyltransferase RsmG gives MIMDLLLKYFPELTAHQRELFTRLGPLYAEWNARVNLISRKDFEHLYERHILHSLGIAKVVQFKKGTRIVDVGTGGGFPLVPLAVLFPHCTFHGIDGIGKKIAAVQGVIQGLGLTNCTAEQVRSEDHKQRYDFIVSRAVTTLPEFLRMTRHLVPKGEGKLYYLKGGELADELLPIKQRYRVHELSEHFEEEFFATKKVVEVVL, from the coding sequence CTGATTATGGACCTCCTCCTGAAGTACTTCCCCGAGCTCACTGCCCACCAGCGCGAGCTCTTCACCCGCCTCGGCCCGCTCTACGCCGAATGGAACGCCCGCGTCAACCTCATCTCGCGCAAGGACTTCGAGCACCTCTACGAGCGGCACATCCTGCACTCGCTCGGCATCGCCAAGGTGGTCCAGTTCAAGAAAGGGACGCGCATCGTGGATGTGGGCACCGGCGGTGGCTTCCCCTTGGTGCCGCTCGCCGTGCTCTTTCCGCACTGCACCTTCCACGGCATCGATGGCATCGGCAAGAAGATCGCCGCCGTGCAGGGCGTCATCCAGGGCCTGGGCCTCACCAACTGCACGGCCGAACAGGTGCGCAGCGAGGACCACAAGCAGCGCTACGACTTCATCGTGAGCCGCGCGGTGACCACCCTGCCCGAGTTCCTGCGCATGACCAGGCACCTGGTGCCGAAAGGGGAGGGGAAGCTCTACTACCTCAAGGGCGGCGAGCTCGCCGATGAGCTGCTGCCGATCAAGCAGCGCTACCGGGTGCACGAACTATCCGAGCACTTCGAGGAGGAGTTCTTCGCGACGAAGAAGGTGGTGGAGGTGGTATTGTGA
- a CDS encoding sigma-70 family RNA polymerase sigma factor codes for MEVNENLSEKARYDYLLVRRAVDKGDQKAYAELMSRYRDSIYFMLLKMINNKDDAEDLTIEAFGKAFNRLKQYTPNYAFSTWLFKIASNNCIDWIRKQKKKTFSIDAPIGTDDGDEMTIELKGHGLDPAEVTIREQKNAIMREVVEKLKPRYRTLVELRYYKEYSYEEIAEELDLPLGTVKAQLFRAREFLMGLLDARKDTI; via the coding sequence ATGGAAGTGAACGAGAACCTCAGCGAGAAGGCCCGATACGACTACCTCCTCGTGCGGCGCGCCGTGGACAAGGGCGACCAGAAGGCCTATGCCGAGTTGATGAGCCGCTACCGCGACTCCATCTACTTCATGCTGTTGAAGATGATCAACAACAAGGACGACGCGGAGGACCTCACCATCGAGGCCTTCGGGAAGGCCTTCAACCGCCTGAAGCAGTACACCCCCAACTACGCCTTCAGCACCTGGCTCTTCAAGATCGCCTCCAACAACTGCATCGACTGGATCCGCAAGCAGAAGAAGAAGACCTTCTCCATCGATGCGCCCATCGGCACCGACGACGGCGATGAGATGACCATCGAGCTCAAGGGTCATGGCCTCGATCCCGCCGAGGTCACCATCCGCGAGCAGAAGAACGCCATCATGCGCGAGGTGGTGGAGAAGCTGAAGCCGCGTTACCGCACCCTCGTGGAGCTGCGCTACTACAAGGAATACAGCTACGAGGAGATCGCCGAGGAGCTCGACCTGCCCCTGGGCACCGTCAAGGCCCAGCTCTTCCGCGCCCGCGAATTCCTCATGGGCCTCCTCGACGCGCGCAAGGACACGATCTGA
- a CDS encoding glycosyltransferase encodes MWSIEFQVLLGALIVLLAYHALMFTRLAFGKREVEPDRDLPVSVVICARNEARTLEELIPVLMDQDHREFEVVVVNDRSDDDTWEILQWMKPHHPRLRPVNIQADEKFNYGKKIALGVGVRAARHPFVLLTDADCVPPGRDWISVMAAGFRSGRRIVIGHSPYAKSPGLGSILERYDGAVKAMQFMGFAQAGVPYMGVGRNLGYASEVFFGASGPRRHNHLMSGDDDLFINEVARRGNTAVVADPRSFMTTRPTPGLAAWIRRKRRHYTTAVHYRFGHQVLLMLLPLARLVFWAALALLAHQQRWAEAAIGLGAQLLLLLPVTISALRRLQAGAVAWFALPLEWLFLLLDPLLYASTILVKPKRWK; translated from the coding sequence ATGTGGTCCATCGAATTCCAGGTGCTGCTGGGCGCGCTCATCGTGCTGCTGGCCTACCACGCCCTCATGTTCACCCGGCTGGCTTTCGGCAAGCGCGAGGTGGAGCCCGACCGCGACCTCCCCGTGAGCGTGGTGATCTGCGCACGCAACGAGGCCCGCACGCTGGAGGAGCTCATCCCGGTGCTCATGGACCAGGACCACCGCGAGTTCGAGGTGGTGGTGGTGAACGACCGCAGCGACGACGACACCTGGGAGATCCTGCAATGGATGAAGCCCCATCACCCGAGGCTCCGGCCGGTGAACATCCAGGCCGACGAGAAATTCAATTACGGCAAGAAGATCGCCCTGGGCGTGGGCGTACGGGCCGCCAGGCACCCCTTCGTGCTGCTCACCGATGCCGACTGCGTACCCCCCGGCCGCGACTGGATCTCGGTGATGGCGGCGGGCTTCCGCAGCGGCCGCCGCATCGTCATCGGGCACAGCCCCTACGCCAAGTCGCCGGGCCTGGGCTCCATCCTGGAGCGCTACGATGGGGCCGTCAAGGCCATGCAGTTCATGGGCTTCGCGCAGGCCGGCGTGCCGTACATGGGCGTGGGGCGCAACCTGGGCTACGCCAGCGAGGTCTTCTTCGGCGCCAGCGGCCCGCGCCGCCACAACCACCTCATGAGCGGCGATGACGACCTCTTCATCAACGAGGTGGCCCGGCGCGGCAACACCGCTGTGGTGGCCGATCCGCGCAGCTTCATGACCACGCGCCCCACCCCCGGCCTCGCCGCCTGGATCCGCAGGAAGCGGCGGCACTACACCACTGCGGTGCACTACCGCTTCGGTCACCAGGTGCTGCTCATGCTGCTGCCGCTCGCCCGGCTCGTGTTCTGGGCGGCGCTGGCCCTTCTCGCGCACCAGCAGCGCTGGGCCGAGGCCGCCATCGGCCTGGGCGCCCAGCTGCTCCTGCTCCTGCCGGTCACCATCAGCGCGCTGCGCCGGCTCCAGGCCGGGGCCGTGGCGTGGTTCGCGCTGCCCCTGGAATGGCTGTTCCTACTTTTGGATCCGTTGCTCTATGCCAGCACGATCCTCGTAAAGCCCAAGCGATGGAAGTGA
- the tgt gene encoding tRNA guanosine(34) transglycosylase Tgt, with the protein MRFDLLATDPASNARAGLLHTDHGAIPTPVFMPVGTLGAVKAVHPRELRNDLDAPIMLSNTYHLYLRPGTEVLEHAGGLHRFNGWDRPILTDSGGFQVHSLSDIRKITEEGVKFQSHIDGSRHLFTPERVMDIQRSIGADICMAFDECTPWPCEQAYAEKSMHLTHRWLDRCIARFSSTAPRYGHEQALFPIVQGSTFPELRKRSSEYIAAKGAVGNAIGGLSVGEPEEEMYAMAELCCGILPNDRPRYLMGVGTPWNLLENMARGVDMFDCVMPTRNGRNGMLFTREGVVNIKNKQWADDHSPLDPGGHSWVDTAYSRAFVRHLFQSGEMLGQQIASLHNLGFYLALMQEARERILDGSFTSWKNTLLPKLKVRQ; encoded by the coding sequence ATGCGCTTCGACCTCCTGGCCACGGACCCGGCCTCCAACGCCCGCGCCGGGCTGCTGCACACCGACCACGGCGCCATCCCCACCCCCGTGTTCATGCCCGTGGGCACCCTGGGCGCCGTGAAGGCCGTGCATCCGCGCGAGCTGCGCAACGACCTGGACGCGCCGATCATGCTGAGCAACACCTACCACCTGTACCTGCGGCCCGGGACGGAGGTGCTGGAGCATGCGGGCGGGCTGCACCGGTTCAACGGGTGGGACCGCCCCATCCTCACCGACAGCGGGGGCTTCCAGGTGCACTCGCTCAGCGACATCCGCAAGATCACCGAGGAGGGCGTGAAGTTCCAGAGCCACATCGACGGCAGCCGCCACCTCTTCACCCCCGAGCGCGTGATGGACATCCAGCGCAGCATCGGGGCCGACATCTGCATGGCCTTCGACGAGTGCACGCCCTGGCCCTGCGAGCAGGCCTATGCCGAGAAGAGCATGCACCTGACCCACCGCTGGCTGGACCGCTGCATCGCGCGCTTCAGCAGCACCGCCCCCAGGTACGGGCACGAGCAGGCGCTCTTCCCCATCGTGCAGGGCAGCACCTTCCCCGAGCTGCGCAAGCGGAGCAGCGAGTACATCGCCGCCAAGGGTGCCGTGGGCAATGCCATCGGAGGCCTCAGCGTGGGCGAGCCCGAGGAGGAGATGTATGCCATGGCGGAACTGTGCTGCGGCATCCTGCCGAATGACAGGCCCCGCTACCTGATGGGCGTGGGCACCCCCTGGAACCTGCTGGAGAATATGGCCCGCGGCGTGGACATGTTCGATTGCGTGATGCCCACCCGCAACGGCCGCAACGGCATGCTCTTCACGCGGGAAGGCGTGGTGAACATCAAGAACAAGCAGTGGGCCGACGACCATTCGCCCTTGGACCCCGGCGGACACAGCTGGGTGGACACCGCCTACTCCCGCGCCTTCGTGCGCCACCTCTTCCAGAGCGGGGAGATGCTGGGGCAGCAGATCGCCAGCCTGCACAACCTGGGCTTCTACCTGGCGTTGATGCAGGAGGCCCGCGAACGCATCCTGGACGGTAGCTTCACCAGCTGGAAGAACACGTTGCTGCCGAAACTGAAGGTGAGACAATGA